In Cystobacter fuscus DSM 2262, the sequence GCCGCCGGGGCCGCCGGGGCCGCCGGGGCCGGGCGCCGGCGTCCGATCCACCCGGCAAGGGTGCGCGCGCCACCGACCGCCAGCACCGTGAGCAGCAGGTAGGCGGCCATGCCCATCCAGTACCAGCTGCCTTGCGAGAAGGCGGCCACGGCCTCCGAGGGCACGAGCGCCATGAGCGGCCGGGACACGATCAGGCTCGCGCCGAGCACGCCCAGCAGGATCGCGCCCGTGCGCCGCCAGAGGGGAGACCTGCCCGTGTCCCGGAAGAGACGTCGATACAGGTACAGGTGACCGCCCACGACGGTGATGGACAGCAGGGCGAAGAAGACGAGGAGCCGTGTCGGAATGGCCATGTGCCCTCGCATACTCACGGGCACTCCGGATCGTCGCAACCCTTCCGTCCATGAAGAAGCGTGAAGCGGGCGCCCGTTCAGCCAAGCAGGGAGCGCAGCGCCTCGGACAGCTCGGGTTGGCGGAAGGCATAGCCCGTCTCCCGGGCCCGCTCGGGCAGCACACGCTGGCCGCCGAGCGCCGTGACGGACATGTCCCCCAGCGCGAGCTTCAGCGCGAAGGCGGGCACCGGCACCAGGGCCGGCCGTCCCAGCGCCGCCCCCAGTGCCTGGGCGAAGCGCGCGTTCGTCACCGGCTCGGGCGCCGTCACGTTCATGGGCCCCCGCAGGTCCTCCCGCTCCAGCGCGTGGTGCAGGAGCCCCACGGCATCCTCCAGGTGCACCCAGCTCAGGTACTGCCGCCCCGAGCCCATGCGTCCCCCCAGGCCCAGCCGGAACAAGGGGAGCATCGTCCCGAGCGCGCCGCCCGAGGGGTGCAGCACCACGCCGATGCGCGCCACCACCGTGCGGATGCCCGCGTGCTCGGCCTCCAGCGCCTCGGCCTCCCAGCCCCGGCACACCCACGCGAGGAAGTCGTCTCCGGGTGCTCCCGTCTCCGTCAGGGGCTCCTCGCCACGGTCCGCCCCGTAGTAGCCAATGGCCGAGGCGGAGACGAAGTGGCGCACCGTGCCCGCCGTGCGCAGGGCCTCCACCAACAACCGCGTGCCCACCACCCGGCTGTCCTGGATGCGCTGGCGCGCGGCGGCCGTCCAGCGCTGCGCCACGGGCTCGCCCGCCAAGTGCACCACGGCCTCCGCTCCCGCCAGGGCCTCGGGCGACAGGGGCGTGGTGGCGTCGAAGAAGGAGCCCGTCACCCCCGGCGGCAGCCGCCCGAGCGCGCGCTTCACGTCTCGCGCCAGCACGTGCACCGCGTGGCCCGCGTCCAGCAGCCGCCGCACCAGGGGCGGGCCCAACAGCCCGCTCGCTCCACTGAGGGCGACCTTCATGGGGCCACCTTCATGGATGGGCGTCCCGCGGCGCGCCCGTCATGTTCACGCCGAGCAGCGTGCTCAGGTGTCCGAAGAACACGTCCATGTCCTCTTCATCCAAGCGGCCCGAGTGGCTGTAGACGATCCTGCCGTCCGCGCTCAGCAGCATCACCGAGGACGTCTTCTTCGGCAGCTTCCAGGGCGCGTCGCCCAACACGCCCTCCAGGTCCACGAGGATGGGCACGCCCCACTTCTTCTCCTCGCCGCGCACGTGTGACAGCGCGATGTCCCGCGCGGGAAAGAAGTTGAAGGACTCCAGGTTGGCCACCGCCACCACCCACGCCGCCTGCAACAGCCCCATCTCCCGTCCCCGGTTGAACAGCGCGTCCTTCAACGAGGCGTTGAGTGTCGTCGAGTGGCGATCCTCGTAGAACAGAATGACGGGTTTTCCCCGCCACTGGGACAGGGCCACTTCTCTTCCACGGGAATCCCACAAGGTTGCATTCATCGGCACGGCCTCCGGGGGTGCGGCGAGGGCGGAGCCGGTGGCCAGGACTGCGGCCATCAGTGCTCCCGCGAACCACGTCTTCAGGGGAAACGATGTTGGACGAGGCATGTACAAACCCTGAACATAGCCTTGACAAACCTTGGACGCAAAGGTTACCTCCACATACGAAGGTAGCCACGCGTCTGGAGGAGTGCCGTATGGGGCCCACGCCGTTCATCGCCGCTGCACCCAGGTTGGCTCCCTCCGTGGAGCGGACGTGGGTGGCGTTGGTGCGGGCCCAGGTGGAGGGCGCCCTGGCCGAGCTGTTGGTGCTTCCGGACGAGGCAAGGTTGGACGAAGGGTGGGCAAGGGCACTCGGCCAGACGAGGGCTCAGCTGTCCCGCTCTCCCCAGCAGATGCGCCCGGCGCTGCTGCTGGCGGGCTATTGCCTCGCACGAGGCTCCACGGTGGTGCCCGCGGGCCTGTGGCGCTTCGCCGCGGGCCTCGAGTTGCTGCATGCCTCGCGGGCCCTCCACTCCGACGTGCTGGCGTTCTCTCGGCCGCGCCCGGAGGGAGCACCGCTGCACGCGCGGCTCGCGCCGGGACCCGCGGGAGGGCACCTGGCGGTGGTCGTGGGAGATCACCTCTTCGCCCGCGGGCTGGAAGTGATGATGGAGGCGGACGTGCCGGGAGCCGTGCAGGCGAGCCAGTACTGCCTGCGGATGGATCGCTCCACGGTGCCGGGCCTCTTCCGCCGGGAGCAGGGCGGGGTGCTGGCGGAGCAGGGTGGCGCGCGTCAGGCGCTGCGGCTCGCCCGCCTGCGGATGGTGCGCGAGGGGCTCGCCACCGCCCTGGTGTGCGGCGCGATGCTGGCGGGCGCGGAGGACTCCCTGCGGCTGCGGCTGGCGCGCGTGGGGTGCGGCCTGGGGCTCGCCACCCTGCTTCGTCAGGAGTCCGCGAACCTGCTCGAGGTGCCCTGGGGCGGCCCTGGCGACTTCGTACTGGGGCGATGCACCTTCCCGTTGATGGCCGCCTGGTCGCGCTCGCGACCCGAGGCGCGCGCGGAACTCGAGGCCCTGTGGAACCTGCCCCGCGAGCAGAAGGACGCCGCCGTGCTGTCGCGGGTGCGCGTCCTGGTGGACGAGGCCGGGGGCCGCTCGGCCACCGAGCGCATCGCCGCGCGGGCGGCGCACGGCGCGGTGCGGGCGCTCGCCGCATTGCCCAATCCCCAAGGCCTGCGCGACCTGATGCGGGCGCTCGTGGGTCCGTCGTCCCTGCCGATGGTTTGAGAGGAGATGCACCGTGGAGCGTGGCAAGCGACAAGCGGTGGTGGTGGGCGCGGGCGTGGGTGGACTCGCGGCGGCGGCGCGGCTGGCCCACGCGGGCTTCAGCGTGCACCTGTTCGAGAAGACGGACGGCCCGGGCGGGCGCTGCAATCAGCTCAAGGTGGACGGCTTCACCTGGGACCTGGGCCCCACCATCGTGCTCATGCCCGAGGTGTTCGAGGAGACGTTCACCTCGCTCGGCCGGCGCATGGAGGACTACCTCACGCTGCACCGGTGCGATCCCAACTACCGCATCCACTACCGTGACGGCTCGGCCATCACCTTCACCTCCGAACTTTGTGCCATGGGGCGCGAGCTGGAGCGGGTGGAGCCCGGCAGCTTCCAGCGCTACCTGTCCTTCCTCGCGCTCGGCCGCACCCAGTACCGCACGGGGTTGGATCACCTCGTGGGCCGCAACTACGCGGGCCTGTCCGACTACTTCGTGCCCTCGGTGTTCAAGCGCATCCTCGAGGTGCGCGCGCACCGGCGCATGTACTCGGAGGTCGGCCGCTTCTTCAAGGACGAGCGGCTGCGCGCGGGGATGACCTTCCAGTCCATGTACCTGGGCGTGTCACCCTATGCCGCGCCGGGGGTGTTCGCGCTGCTGCCCTTCACGGAGCTGGGCGTGGGGGTGTGGTTTCCCCAGGGCGGGCTGTATGCCATTCCCCTGGCGCTGGAGAAGGTGGCGCGCGAGGAGGGCGTGCACCTGCACTAC encodes:
- a CDS encoding polyprenyl synthetase family protein, whose product is MGPTPFIAAAPRLAPSVERTWVALVRAQVEGALAELLVLPDEARLDEGWARALGQTRAQLSRSPQQMRPALLLAGYCLARGSTVVPAGLWRFAAGLELLHASRALHSDVLAFSRPRPEGAPLHARLAPGPAGGHLAVVVGDHLFARGLEVMMEADVPGAVQASQYCLRMDRSTVPGLFRREQGGVLAEQGGARQALRLARLRMVREGLATALVCGAMLAGAEDSLRLRLARVGCGLGLATLLRQESANLLEVPWGGPGDFVLGRCTFPLMAAWSRSRPEARAELEALWNLPREQKDAAVLSRVRVLVDEAGGRSATERIAARAAHGAVRALAALPNPQGLRDLMRALVGPSSLPMV
- a CDS encoding TIGR01777 family oxidoreductase: MKVALSGASGLLGPPLVRRLLDAGHAVHVLARDVKRALGRLPPGVTGSFFDATTPLSPEALAGAEAVVHLAGEPVAQRWTAAARQRIQDSRVVGTRLLVEALRTAGTVRHFVSASAIGYYGADRGEEPLTETGAPGDDFLAWVCRGWEAEALEAEHAGIRTVVARIGVVLHPSGGALGTMLPLFRLGLGGRMGSGRQYLSWVHLEDAVGLLHHALEREDLRGPMNVTAPEPVTNARFAQALGAALGRPALVPVPAFALKLALGDMSVTALGGQRVLPERARETGYAFRQPELSEALRSLLG
- a CDS encoding TlpA family protein disulfide reductase, encoding MAAVLATGSALAAPPEAVPMNATLWDSRGREVALSQWRGKPVILFYEDRHSTTLNASLKDALFNRGREMGLLQAAWVVAVANLESFNFFPARDIALSHVRGEEKKWGVPILVDLEGVLGDAPWKLPKKTSSVMLLSADGRIVYSHSGRLDEEDMDVFFGHLSTLLGVNMTGAPRDAHP